taacgcgcgttcacagcttccgaatattcagtgcgaactgattggttgaatgtttgagtgctaagtaccatatttggaaacccctagctcttgttgttccaaatatggtacttagcaaattgaatattcagaagcttgtttcccagcacacaaggggccgttacacgtttcaacccttatgggtttctggtttaaCAAGTTaatcaatttgtaaatagcgtGATGGCTTCTGTGAGAAGAAACAAATTTTGCCATAACTGAGCAATTTTTGCGCGCTGATTGGCAAACTTCaccgataagagtacagacacaAGTTGTTACATAAAATGCTGAAAGTATCAAATTTGCCGGACTTAAACGTACctgtttgatttcagttttgcGAGGAAGTTGAGACGTTTACTgaagaattttcctattttcacCAAGCCATGAACAGGAGAatacgacaaaaattgaaacaaaaaaatttgagGGAAAAAGGACAAGCCAACCCCGATTGATTGAAATTGCTTCTTTCAATAAATCTCTCAAAGCTACATGGATCCAAAAACTCTGGACTCTGAAAACCATAGGAAATGGCAGCGACTCTTTGACTCAGAACTTAATCGAAATGAAGCGAAGAgatattaattaaaatatcTTAACAAAAAAGAAGTTAACAATTTAAAATATCAGACCCTTTTGTAAAAGTGATACTTCAAATTTGGTCAGACGTTTTTTAAGGAAACTATATTATCTGAAGAACACCTTTTGTCGTCCCCTTTGTGGAAAAACTCCCTGATAAGAATTCAGAATAAGCctgttatttaaattttattaagaATGGCTTCTTTAAGGTATCACACAAATTAAGCATTTAATGGATGAATCCTCCAATATCCTCTCCCATACCGCTTTTCAGAATAAATATAACTACTTGCAAGCCCGACCTTAGCCTTCTTTGAGATAATCTCAGCAGTAAATCATCTACGAAGGCAAAACACCTGAAACACCAAAACTCAATCCAATTATGAAAATTGCTTTGTAAAGTTTCTAAGgagtaaaaaaaataggaaaatgaaggaaagataccgaaaattcaaaaataaagtacaggagaataacggcaaaaattgaaacaaaaaaaattggaaaaaaagacatcccgaccccggccccgtgTTTTGTCTTCTAGCGAATAAAACTGGCGTCAATTTGTTAAATGTAAGCAAAGACGTCAGCAAAGACTCCCTAACGACGGGAGGACCTATGCTTTTCAAAGCAGCTTGGTGTTATCGATAAAAGCCTATAAAAACCTTTAGCTAGTGGTCTTTAGTGGTTGATTTTCACCATTAAACACTTAATTATCAAGGACAAAGACTACTAGTAACTTccgaatttttttattttagaatttCTCATCATTCTGTACATAGTAACAGGAGCAAAGGAATAAGGCGCTCTTGTGGCCTTCGGGCACATTATTTACACGCCTTACCAATATGATTTATAATACAACTTTTAACAGACGGTCAATACTAATTTAAATTCTAAGAATTAAGTACTTTAGGTAACGACCGCACAATAATAGTATTAAAGAGATGGCATTTTTGAGTAATTCTCTTGAAATTTACCTAAGCACTATACTAGAAGGCCTTCAATGTGCTGTAAAATgtctttgaaaataaaatattaataaataaGTCGATTATTACTCGACAATTTCAAGGCCTTTTTGTCTCATTATTTCGAATTCCACGAGAGTTATCAAAATACCAATTCCCCTAGCCACAAAACGGTTGCAAAAGCCGAAAATCTTTGACTTGTTATCGAGAACTATCGAGAACAACATAAACCTCTAAGATGGAGAATCGAAATTCTGTTACACTGGCAATAGCGTTActttgttaaaggggctaggtcacgcaattttaggcaattccagcactgatcgaatggtcatagaattaactaaaaatatcaaaataaccgtttaaaactataaaagatctctaacaaaacgcagggaagccaagaagggacatggatggacaaaactggagaagattgaaatggattggatttgggtaaatttgaaaaacgtcggcccaccgtttttcaaaattacatcaGTCTATATTAAAATGTCGTGtgcaaagctggaaaatcattctcagttgttatgtggccgtgattttgaaaatgaaagactcttgttctgccaatttgacatttagagctcataattaacaaaattaaacaaaattacctaaaatagcgtgacctagcccctttaatacaAAGTTCGATCGACGGAGTAGATAAAAACTCTAGCTTCCTTAATTTTTGGGACAGTACTTTCCAGTCTTCGGCATACTTCTCAGAGAAGAACAAGGATTTACATTAATTTGCCTAAGACGattcaaataatatttagcCCGTTAACTTTCACAATCAGACTACTTGAATCTCCAGGAACCATTACAAAGCTGTTTCCTATAGTGTTAAATGCCCCTTTAGAATGAACTCCTGCAGCGTGGCCATTCAAATGCTACTTAAACTGTGCCTGAAGGAGGCAAAATCCAATCTTAAGTGTTAAAGGGCTAAATATACGATCCGTCAAACTGTAAAGAAGGTCTGTAAGCTGCTATTAATACATGTTGAACCAACGTGCTGCGGCTCCGTCTGAATCTGtaacaaaatgattttttgaaatTAGGCTGAGAGATTTTTCGTGGACAACGTCTCATTGCTTTATTAATATTACAGATACTGACAGGTTACTCCGTTGCTAAGGTTACTCCGTCGTAGGAGTAAATTCAACAACTTGTAGATGATTTTCTATAGATAACTTAAGTTGAATTAGAAATTTGTAAGACTGAAAACTGTTAATAGCTTGGCGCAAAACTCAAATCTCAAGGCGACACGAGTCTTTTtagctgtattttcaaaactttaAGCATTTTGAAAGTTTCTGTGAACGAATTTTGTGTGCCTTATGCTTCTGAACAAAATACTGAAATCACGAGACGGCAAGGATAAAATGAGGGCCGGATACAGCCCTCATGGCCTTTGttgactttcttttcttttgcgccTAGCTTATTTTAGTTTCTGACCAGCATATTAAAAGATGAGTAATGCAATGTCCCTCTAAATGTTTTGTCGCAGGGGCGGAttcaggatttttcttaggaagGGGTGTACCACTATGGAATAGCATAGCTAACTGCTGacgtttttgctttcttttttcgcagaataccagttgtattagaaagccgctAGTCTTCGTCACTGGTGCCGCTTGTTTTCCTAGCAGTCTTGTAGACATATATATCTCCTTACTCATATGAggtaaacaacaacaataacaaaaaagatTCGTTCTTTGCGTTATAGGAATGCTaccgaaaataaaaaaaggaattcCAATTCCAAGGATTCGATTTCTTTCACATTTGtattgtaaaaaaataattccTTAAAAAGGCAAGTTTATGAAATACAATATTCAGGGCGAGCCTTGCGTAACGGAATTTAAAGCTAACATCGCTTTGTGAACATGCTTGCAACAACATTTGATGTCTGTAATAGCTGTTTCATAAACAAAGTAGAGAACAAACggacaaaagaaaatttaaggCGGTGTTCGTTCTAAGTGAGAAATAGAACATTTACCAAGAGGCAATTAATCACGAACTGGATAAATATCGCGCGCATTTTTCCAAAGGCTATTTAGGACCAAAAACGATCTTTCCTAGCTCTGGTTCACAGTCACATGACCAGTTTCCTAACACCAACATAGTGGCATCGAAACTCTGTAGAAAGTATAGAACCGATCGGCCTTTTATCTTTAAAGAACTGAGGAGACCCTGCGAGGTCCATGAATTAAGAAAGGAAAGCCGAGTGATTCAATTAAACGAAATATCGTATCTTTATTTTATCTATGTTAATCTTGAACGCTTTGTGTGCGAAAAACGTGATAAGAAGGAAATTAGTTACAACTTGTTTCAATAACTTAAAATTACCTTGGATACGTGGAATCAACTCCAGAAAGTAATAGAGTGTGATCGAAGTGTGAGCGTCTCGAACCCATCGATTGCCTGTGTTGAGTTTGCCCCGTTCGGAGAAGTGACTATCAATGACAGAAAGTGATCTGTTTTCAAATTGGTGCTTAGACAAATGAGGCTTTGAGTTCCGAAAGAAACTGTGGTCCTGCGCGGCGTTGGTGGGAAAGTGAAACTTTACAAAACGAATTGGAAAAGATAAATCAATCGCCGTAAGAAAGAGTTGTGAGATGATGTTTCGAGCCTTAGCCCATGGTCAGCGCTCCAAATTTTGATGTTTAGACAGTTAAGATCCGCTCGAAACTCCTAAAAAAGTCTTTCTATTTAAATTAAATATGTCGAGAAATCAGCGGCAGCTAATTACATACAGGCCGACTTGATTTGATATAGCACCACAAAGTGTTCTCTTACATGCAACCGtatcattctcgtcaccagagccccGGATCGAcccaagagaagagctctggggtcgagattgatgCAACCATGTGATGCTCCTGCGGGAGAGATAACAAACCAGTTTTTTGGCAACGGGGCGAAAGGACAAAAAAGCTCCCGGTAGGATTCGAACCCAAGACTTCCGTAACACAAGCCGGATGTTCTGCCCATTGAGAAACAAGAACTCCTGAAGAAACCAGTGGATTGTCTACGTtcttgacaaacaaacaaacgtgaCATTGTAGAGCCGCAGACCAGCGGGACACATTGTCTTTCAAGAACCTAGATAAGCGACCTACCGTAGCAGGCGCGCGTAACTCCGTAGAGCTCAACGAGTAAAGCATTCGTCCGGTGTTAAGGAGGTCGTAGGTTCCAATGCTGCCTAGGCTTTTGACTTTCGCCCGTCGCCAATGCAAGCAACTAGTTTACTCTCCCCATACATTTCTCCTCAACTGTAACATCACTTGCAGGTGTCAATGCAGGTAATAAACACCACTTCCCTTTTTCTCGTTAATCTTTTAGTCTTCAAGTCTTCAAGAATACATAAACCGATTAACATAACCCCCAAAATCACTGTAACGCCAACTGTATTGTTGTGAATGGGTAATGAAGGTTATTAGAGGGAAACTTCGTAATGTTTATCAAAATTTGGCTTGCATGTAATTAGCTGCGTTCCTGGACACAAAAGATTTGCGGGGTCTTTACATGAGACCAGGACGAACTGAGACCAgcatgagttcgtatcggcctccatacatttctttttatgcgtttacatgagaccggcctgACAATGAATTCAGACCGAtgtgacttcgtctcggttgctggaccgagacgagaaGTTCTCGTTCCAGTCTGAGTTCGTACCGGTCTCGTAAAtcacaacaaatctcagaccgggtccagaaatttcaagcctgtatgcttttgggtaAGCCATATATTTATCAGAcaaaacatatcatttcatcccgaaaccaggcaccaagaaatctcgtcccggtttcatgtaaacggctgCAAAATTTTCCTACCGATAGCaagttcataccggtctgagttcgtccaggtctcatgtaaatacccccttcGAGGCCTGTTCTGTCGGTTTTCTTTATTCTTTCTGGGGACATATACCGATTGGAAAGCACACTGTTTAATTATCAGGGTAATTTTAAACCACTGAAACAAGCGAAAAGCAAGAAATTAATATTAGTGTAATACATCCCGTCGCTGAGATGCCGCGACATCAAGTAAGAACTCTCTATTGGCCTCTATAATTTATTAAGAATAAGTTAAAATGAGTTAATCATGTCATGCATAAGTTCTAAGTGATTCTGACCATTGTGATTTGTAGCCGTGGGATATCCACCCATATCCCCCGGATTAAACTGTTGAGGTCGCATCATGCATTCATCAATAGTTTGTAAACCGTGTTCCATGGGAATCTCTCCAGAATCCATGTGGTTGAGCGGTGCTTGGTATTGAGGCTGGAACTGTGGTGGTGCCATTATTGGTCccatgtgattttgcaaatgttgaTATTGGGGTGGAAGAATTCCATAGGGAGGGGGCTGAGAGCCTGGTACTTGCGAAGGAGGAGAAAGGGAAGGAGGAAGGTCTAGGCTGTCTCTGTCTATACGTCGTTTATCTCTTGGATTTGATGCTGAAAACAAGAAGAGTTCACAATAATTGACAGATGCTTTCAAATGAAAGGAGCCAGCAGTGGCCacggaagggggagggggggggggaggggaaggctTGGTCTTTGTATATGTACAAGTAGCGTATATTACTAAGTCTTTGATCAAGCCAAAAACAACGCTGTACGAaaaagtgccccccccccccccgcggCCCTTAGCCAGAAAAGAGAAAAGCGGGCAAACGAGTTATAATCCTTTTCGCAAaagccacttcggaaaataccataatactctttgtttgtccccccaaattttgatcagcattgtttttgttttctcttgggaccattgtaagttaATTTCGGATTAAAATGAATGGTAACTCACTTTTTCCATCCTTGGTCTTCTTTAGACTTCTTTGTCTATTGCTTACTCTACAGCTAGCAGCCCCGTCTGATTCTGGATTATTTCTTCTCGCCAATTTTTTTATCTGTCAAAAAAGAGGATCACCGCAACGTGTGTAGTTTATGCAAGGAGACATCATTTCAATCCAATTCTTCATTGGTGACCAATATAGTAAACCACACCTTTTTTCTTGTAGGGACGCTCAGAAAGGCCATTAATTTCGATCGCTTGTAAATCATTTCGGAAGAGCAGCTGATAAAAACATTGGGACAGGTGGGGATGGGAAGGGATTTTTATCCTACCCTTTGCTATTTAAAACCTGTTGTCCTCTCCCTTTGAATGAACCATTTGTTGTCTTGCCCCAGCTCTCTGTTAGTCTTAATATACATATGCCAGAAGGCAGCGCAACCGATAATTCATCGCTTCTTGAAGAAAACGTGCCTGTTTTTCAGGCAATTTCACAGCAAGGGGACCTCAAGGGCACGTATTGTATAGTGCGGAAGTGAGGTCGAGGTCATTGATTAATGAGAGGAGGAAACGTCAGTAGTGTTTGAGTGTAAATCCTTTTAACTTAGCAGAAATCTCATTCAAATATGATTATCAAGCGAATTTTAACAAGAAATTACTTATTTAGTTACCTTCGCTCTTTGATTTTGAAACCAGACTTGAACTACGCGTACACTCAACCCTGTTTCTCTAGAAAGTTCTTCTCTAACCTATGATAAAAATAAGAGGTATACAtgaaaattatgtaaattgtgtaaatcAGGGATTCTAGGCACACTATCCTTACCTTTCGGCAAGGTTTGGAGCTAATTTCAAATGCGgatttaaatatttttctctGCTGACTGGTGAGTATCGTTCTGGGTCGCTTTGGTCCTTTTTTGTCGTCGCTTTCGTCATCAGCTATCACCGACGAGTCGTCAGAATCCGAGTTCTCAGCCTTctctattttagtttctttttcagttttaaaatTGTTGTTCACAACATCTGAAACGAAAGAAATACAGATGGtatcaagagtccattacccaagagtaaatTGGGAAAGCAAAATCTGATATCTGATATCAGGTTTGTCCTCATCAACgtgtgtctatttttaaaccaagttttgcgggaaaatatacaatagaccaaatcggctaaggGATGGACCATTCTTTCTTTAAGaaggggggggaggagggggggttgggcaatgaaaaaaaaaacctgcacAGCAGAAGTATAGAAAAAACTAATTCATGCACAGTGAGCCAAGGGGAAAAAAATTGAGCAAGCCTTTCTACTCGTAGGATTCTGTTGGACTGTGTAGTAATTTGTATAATGATTAACCTCTTTGTGTTTCATATCTAAATATCATTAATACATCATTTCCATCTGTCTCTTGTATTAAAACATAAATTCGAACCATTTCACCGAATCttgtataaatataaaatatattaaaaataccATTTTCCATGTCATGTATTAAACTGTAAATACACTTTTAAAATGTGCAAAGAGCATTAATGATATGTGCAAAAGTGCATAAGTGCAAAGAGTAAATCATACCGCTCCCAGTGGAATATTATGAAGTTTTGATTTTTCAGAGGTATTTTACATTTATAATAACAgaaaatgatatgtgaaatataATTGAAATTAGACAAGAAACTTTGCTCTCAATACATATCTTATCTTGTTTATGTAGAGAATGATGTATTAAACAGTTTGTCATATTTCTTCCAGATGCGTCCTAAACGGTGCTACCTTCTATAGTGGAAATCACCATAAAAGTGCTGTaaagagggggaggggagggggggtgagCAGCTGGTTCCCATATGATGGTCTATGGGAGAGGTGCCAGCTAGAAAGCGGTTTAAGACTGGGGGCACAGCTACACCACATGGCTTCATGCTGTCAAGCTGCATTTAAGTCAAGGCTTTGTTACTCTAAGAGGGTGGGAAGTAAATGAATAGTTGTTTTCTTTAGAACACATTTGCGTTTTAAATAAGGTATTCAATACTGATTTCCTGGCACTGAATAAAAAGATCCAGGAATTTTTAAAAGGCTTGAAATTCAGCTGAATAAAATTTCTCATCTGTTTTTGTAACCCAACATGTAACATTGAATAGACCAAATGCGACTTGTATCAGCCTGGAGAGAAAACAGCACTTGAGCTACACATATCATTTTCTGTTCCATTCTTGTATAGCCATACCTCATGAAATGCTCATTTTTGGAGATACTTTAATAAATATGTAGACTGAAAACCGATGGAAAAACAAATTCGTGCACAACCTTACGGTGCTAAAAAAATCTTGCACAGCCCAAAGgcgaaaaaaataaattggtccATCTcttactcaatgttgtaccctattcaaatctcccggagttaaggttctttgtgtgttgtatttgtATTATGATGaaacattcacatttaaatgatatggaaatatctggaacaaaacgttttaatcCCGAAGGGTTTTAATTGAGTACAACAtttgttcaaaacaatgttttcacgtaacgtcacggcggccatgttggtgtccctaaacaataGAACGGCGGCTATGTTTGTGTACCCAACTAACCCTCCGGGAATttagctctattatcatgcaaacgttttcttttgttttggtggagAAAAAAGGTTACTGATTACGTGAGTGAAAGTACTCTACTTTATATTTTCTCGCAAAAACGTGTTTAAATTTTTGACGCTAATGGGGACTAGGCCAATTTCAGTAAATATTACTCTTGGGTGATGAACCCTTGCTGACATTTTATTTGAAATTCACAGGGACAGAAACACGGCTACCAAAgcaactaactaactaacttttctttgtttaagttTTGATTTGTTGGAACCTATCATGTTTACATTAATACGCGGCGATAGTCCTTCTTCGAGACAAGGCTATTACGAAAAGGTGGAGAAATcagcaatttgattggcttacaCAGTCTTGAGTGATGGCGAGTTTCAAGTTAAAAGCAATAAGctaatttaattttcattgtAAGTTATTGTTAAGTCGGAAAAAATATGCCAGTGGGTCTAGGCGACAAGAGTAATTATTTATCCGCTCGTTTTCGCTTTGTAGGATATGAACAAAAACCTTGtgacaatttatttaataaacTACCTGTTCGAATTTTCTCTAATACAGGGAATAGGCAGCGTTTTGTGTCGTTTCAAGGTTTTAGAGATTATTatttactgtaatttttttttatttagatAGGGCCTCCGCTACTTTCCAATGAATCTGCTGTATATGTTCGACAGTTTCATAAATTCTCCGAATTCGGAAAATAAAACATTGCATAGCAATCGCAAAAACTCATCTAGAAGAGGACTTTTTTGATTTTATAGCTGTATTCGTTTGTAATCTTTCATTCCTTTGCTCAAGTAAATCGGAGCGGTTATTGAATAGGCTTGGGGCGAGTCACGGGAATCTGGGACGAGAGTTCCCCCCGATGACTGAAGGAAGCTTTGTTAGTTTTGCCTCTGCCAGAACGTCGTTTATATATGTTGTAGTTTTTGCTTACTCAGTGGAATGACACATATTTGTTCCTTCCTTAAAGTTGTTCATACGAGGACTATGGGCCGGGATTCAGCAACTCGTTCGAAACTCATCAACCAGCTTGCGACATCATGATTTAATACAACAATGTGGTAAGCTAAAACTGTGCAAGTCCTGTATGTTCgtaaacattttgtgaattgcTTTTCGAGATCTTGTCTCACTTATCCTTGTCGCTTGTTTAGGAGGCCTTTAATCAGCGTATTTACCAAGTGTTTAAATGGCCGGTAGCTGGTATAAAAAGTCTTCAAATCAATAAATAACCTTGGCATGTTCCAGGCACCGACTTACGGTTTTCTGACTGAACAAATGACTGGCACTTTCGTATGATATAAGAAAgtaatttctttagttttcgAAAGCTAAACGTGTTCATATTTGTATATCAATTGTCAGAGAGTATTTGGAGGAGGCAAAAATCGGCGCACAGTTTAATAGGTAAGAAAACATACACTAAACACTAAAGGACTGGTCCTTTAGAATCtgaatgtttccccgaggcgcaggcGAGGGAAACATTGgaattcgagggaaacaaaattaactgtttcccgagagaccagtcattaagtgatttgttatatagcacaaaaagaaaaacctgcaacggcaacagcaacggcggtcgttGGTCAAAATTCGcaggtaacagtgcactgttaccctcatagattttgcactgttgcccgctcagagacttttggcgggaaaaagtgttattgttaATGTCATGTGACCtagaagtaaccaatgagagcacgcgctgttgggggaaaaattcagctatataacaatactCTTTGTGGTAAGAAAGAAGTAGACGGTATTTGTTTGATAAACGATTAAAAACTGCAATTATGTACCTCTTGTAGGCTTCTGATCTTATAATAtaccgaatttttttttgtcaagctTTAGTAAATAAGGCGCCTGCATTCCCTTTCCTGCTTAATTCTCTCAGCCTAGCCCACCAACAAACTCTTTGCGTCAGCAATACAGGAACAGGTCACAGTTTATACTCAAGATGACGAAacctgggaaatttgaaaatgaaaataaccgATTCTAAAATTCATGTTTTGTGTGATAAAAACACTTATATTTTcgaaaaaatataaacaaagtTGACTGCAAACATTTCTTTCGTCTTGTTTACAGCTGATTTTTTAGAACAGGAGTGGAGAGTTTCCTTCAACGAGTGCCAGTTTTCAGGCCAATGCATCCGCGCATGGGGTTTAGTTCAAGTTTGTTGTTTAGCCTCAATCAGAGCATAAAGtgcttaaaaattaaaatattacaaaagGTAATGTCGAGGAAGCCCAAAGGAAACCACTGGGCTTATAAGAGTTAGGCTCCCTCACTTAATTAATTTACGAAGTATTAACGGAAGTATATGTGTCATATCATAGGCAGAGCTACTAAACAATGAAACATTAACATATACTAGATAATTGTATTAAGCATAGGtcaggctaaaaaaaaaaattaacttgcaGCAAATAGGgaaatgataaaatttttaTGAAAAGAGGAATGCTTTCAGTTCAAGGGAAAAAGAAGGCGATACCTGTTGCATTTTGAATTTCGAACTGAAAGACCTTGGAAACAGAGAATTTTCTTATATTAGTCCTGCAACGGGGAAAATGAGAAAACTCGATCCGACATTCTTGTGATCAATAATTGTCGTTTATCAAGCGCACGAGTTCCAAACGGACAACTCGTACCACTATCGAAACGTCATTGCTAATTGTTACTATAGTAGTTCAGCAAACAGCTTAACTGAAACTCTTACATATCTACTCACTCTCCTGTTGTTGCTTTGGAAGTGGACTGTTCGACGATCCTTTGGTAGGTAACTTGCCATAGTCTTCTTTACAATAAAGTTTATTGTCTTTTAGCGCAAATTCCTGCCCCTTTTCAAGCCGGTGACTGCACATTGTACAGACGAAACATTGGATGTGATACACATTTCCCAAGGCCCTCATTACGAATTCATTCGCTGGTATCGCTGTTTTACAACCACTGCATTTTGTTCCATACATCctacgaaaaagaaaaaaaaacagaacaattaACTTCTGTGGTTAACTTCTACgcatttttgattggctaaaaatgaTTTAACGCCTTTGTGAGTAATTCAAGCAAAACCAATGGTGAGTCTGGTCCCACCTGTTTCCCGCGCTTAGCGGCGACTGCTGCGTGTATTTCTTTGCGTTTCTGTGATTAGCCAACATTTGGTTCTGTGGCATTCAATTGAATAATAGAATAACAAAGGGCGCTCTGTCACTTCATCAAAGAGCTCAAGAGGCCTTTGATTAAACGGCTTCGAGATAAAGCCTTAATTTAAGCTAATTCTGCCGGGAACACTTCGTGGACAGTAAACACAAAAATTATATCGCTATTTATCACCGTTGGGTCCTCTTCCATTACAATACCCTCAGATGTACCATTTTTTCCGTAGCAACATGTACAACACCAGCAGCCGATGTTCGATATGATTCAATTTAACAGGTCGGGTTATCCAAAATAAATTTACGGACATTTGGTAAAAAGAACCTCTTTAATCTGCTTCCACTCTCTCAGTCTTGGCTTCGTTTTCAGGAGAAAAAATCTAGTTTCAATTAACTAGTATGACTCTTGGTAACAAGTTTTAACTGTAAGGCTTAAGTACCGTGTCCCTGTCCCTTTACTGAAGCAGGGTTTTCGATAGCTTTTGAAAGTACCGGGTTTAATAACGAAAGGCCGATTGCAAGTGCACTGGGAGCGAACCTTACAATCTTTCAACACCATTATTTTTGTTCAGAGAAAACAGTCACTTAAAACGAGCTGTGTTCAAAGTGATTGATGCTGTTCAAAATATGGGATCACAAAACTGTTAAAATGGTGCCTTTTATATTCTTTAAAAAACTCGGAGATaacctttttcttctttacagtTCAAGACCTCAATTTAGCGCCGGTTTTAAACCGGTTAATGACTTCTTTCAAGACGGTTTTATGAACTTAAACAAACATTACATCCTAATCATTCCACCAGGTTTGTCCTAAATGCTTAACCATTTAAATGAAAGCTATTCAGGCGTTCTACTGACATGGTCGAAAATTAATCAGTTATACACCCCACCAGTTAAAACCCTGTCGAAGACCACAAAACGAAACGAAAGCTGTGATTCGAGACGTAAAAT
The sequence above is a segment of the Montipora foliosa isolate CH-2021 chromosome 2, ASM3666993v2, whole genome shotgun sequence genome. Coding sequences within it:
- the LOC137993221 gene encoding LIM homeobox transcription factor 1-beta-like isoform X5, with translation MTMEDSCQRLAPKTIAGKASCGQNGSQRRMNVCTGCQEPIEDRFVMKVMDEPWHESCLQCCICRITLSRSCFSKDRKLYCRNDYEKMYGTKCSGCKTAIPANEFVMRALGNVYHIQCFVCTMCSHRLEKGQEFALKDNKLYCKEDYGKLPTKGSSNSPLPKQQQENVVNNNFKTEKETKIEKAENSDSDDSSVIADDESDDKKGPKRPRTILTSQQRKIFKSAFEISSKPCRKVREELSRETGLSVRVVQVWFQNQRAKIKKLARRNNPESDGAASCRVSNRQRSLKKTKDGKTSNPRDKRRIDRDSLDLPPSLSPPSQVPGSQPPPYGILPPQYQHLQNHMGPIMAPPQFQPQYQAPLNHMDSGEIPMEHGLQTIDECMMRPQQFNPGDMGGYPTATNHNDSDGAAARWFNMY
- the LOC137993221 gene encoding LIM homeobox transcription factor 1-beta-like isoform X1 encodes the protein MTMEDSCQRLAPKTIAGKASCGQNGSQRRMNVCTGCQEPIEDRFVMKVMDEPWHESCLQCCICRITLSRSCFSKDRKLYCRNDYEKMYGTKCSGCKTAIPANEFVMRALGNVYHIQCFVCTMCSHRLEKGQEFALKDNKLYCKEDYGKLPTKGSSNSPLPKQQQENVVNNNFKTEKETKIEKAENSDSDDSSVIADDESDDKKGPKRPRTILTSQQRKIFKSAFEISSKPCRKVREELSRETGLSVRVVQVWFQNQRAKIKKLARRNNPESDGAASCRVSNRQRSLKKTKDGKTSNPRDKRRIDRDSLDLPPSLSPPSQVPGSQPPPYGILPPQYQHLQNHMGPIMAPPQFQPQYQAPLNHMDSGEIPMEHGLQTIDECMMRPQQFNPGDMGGYPTATNHNVTSPNGANSTQAIDGFETLTLRSHSITFWS
- the LOC137993221 gene encoding LIM homeobox transcription factor 1-beta-like isoform X6; translated protein: MNVCTGCQEPIEDRFVMKVMDEPWHESCLQCCICRITLSRSCFSKDRKLYCRNDYEKMYGTKCSGCKTAIPANEFVMRALGNVYHIQCFVCTMCSHRLEKGQEFALKDNKLYCKEDYGKLPTKGSSNSPLPKQQQENVVNNNFKTEKETKIEKAENSDSDDSSVIADDESDDKKGPKRPRTILTSQQRKIFKSAFEISSKPCRKVREELSRETGLSVRVVQVWFQNQRAKIKKLARRNNPESDGAASCRVSNRQRSLKKTKDGKTSNPRDKRRIDRDSLDLPPSLSPPSQVPGSQPPPYGILPPQYQHLQNHMGPIMAPPQFQPQYQAPLNHMDSGEIPMEHGLQTIDECMMRPQQFNPGDMGGYPTATNHNVTSPNGANSTQAIDGFETLTLRSHSITFWS
- the LOC137993221 gene encoding LIM homeobox transcription factor 1-beta-like isoform X2: MTMEDSCQRLAPKTIGKASCGQNGSQRRMNVCTGCQEPIEDRFVMKVMDEPWHESCLQCCICRITLSRSCFSKDRKLYCRNDYEKMYGTKCSGCKTAIPANEFVMRALGNVYHIQCFVCTMCSHRLEKGQEFALKDNKLYCKEDYGKLPTKGSSNSPLPKQQQENVVNNNFKTEKETKIEKAENSDSDDSSVIADDESDDKKGPKRPRTILTSQQRKIFKSAFEISSKPCRKVREELSRETGLSVRVVQVWFQNQRAKIKKLARRNNPESDGAASCRVSNRQRSLKKTKDGKTSNPRDKRRIDRDSLDLPPSLSPPSQVPGSQPPPYGILPPQYQHLQNHMGPIMAPPQFQPQYQAPLNHMDSGEIPMEHGLQTIDECMMRPQQFNPGDMGGYPTATNHNVTSPNGANSTQAIDGFETLTLRSHSITFWS
- the LOC137993221 gene encoding LIM homeobox transcription factor 1-beta-like isoform X4, whose protein sequence is MASPAVIGKASCGQNGSQRRMNVCTGCQEPIEDRFVMKVMDEPWHESCLQCCICRITLSRSCFSKDRKLYCRNDYEKMYGTKCSGCKTAIPANEFVMRALGNVYHIQCFVCTMCSHRLEKGQEFALKDNKLYCKEDYGKLPTKGSSNSPLPKQQQENVVNNNFKTEKETKIEKAENSDSDDSSVIADDESDDKKGPKRPRTILTSQQRKIFKSAFEISSKPCRKVREELSRETGLSVRVVQVWFQNQRAKIKKLARRNNPESDGAASCRVSNRQRSLKKTKDGKTSNPRDKRRIDRDSLDLPPSLSPPSQVPGSQPPPYGILPPQYQHLQNHMGPIMAPPQFQPQYQAPLNHMDSGEIPMEHGLQTIDECMMRPQQFNPGDMGGYPTATNHNVTSPNGANSTQAIDGFETLTLRSHSITFWS